The segment TCCAGCAGTTTTCTAAAAAGCATTACAAAACGCATTCGGAAGCTATGGCCGGAATGCTGGATTTTTTCTTTTACAATGAGATTTCCCCAAAGGAAAATTTTGGACCCACCGGGAGACGGATTGAAAATATTGTGAAGAAAAGAATAAATGCAGTGATCGCGATAACTAAGGATATGGAAAAGAATAAAGTAAACCCAACTCTGGCGATTTTGGAATCCCTGATGGAAGCTTCAGATCCTAAAAATAATAACTCGAATCGGAAAAGGGATTATGAACAAGATGATACTCATCCCGACTTTTATAAATAACTCGCTATGTATATCACCATTACACCCCAGAAATTGGGATCAAATTATTCTCAAAGTGCCGCAGGCTTTGTTGATTACCTGGAGAAAGAAAACCAGCTTCCCGGTATGGAAAAAGATCATGAGTTTTTCTTTAATCAGAAAGAGGATGGTATTTCTCCAGAGGTGGTCATCAAGGAAATAGATACCAACACCGCAAAGCTCAAAAAAATTGAACCAAAATTTTACTCAATAACCGTAAATCCTTCGCAATATGAATTGAAAAAACTACAAAACAACTCAGAAGCTTTAAAGCAATATACCAGGGAACTAATGAAAGATTATGCCTCCAGTTTCAATCGCGAGATTAATGGCAGACCAATTAATGTAAATGATATTAAATATTTCGCAAAGATCGAGCACCATAGAACATTTAAAGGAACCGATTTCCAGATAAAAGAAAATCAACCTCATGCAACAAAGATCCAGGTGCTAAAAAATGAGATTCGAAAAATAGAACGGGGCGAAATGCAAGGGAATATAAAATCCCGGGAACAACAGATATTTAAACTGGAAAGGGAAGCTCCCCACCAGCAAAACGGACAACGTATTGTCCAGGGAATGTTCAAGGAAGGTAACCAAAGCCATATTCATATTATAGTGAGCCGAAAAGATGCTTCCAATTCCGTTAGCTTATCCCCAGGAAGCAAATACAAAAGTTCTGAAGTGGAAATGAATGGCAAGATGGTAAAAAGAGGATTTGACAGGGATTTTTTTTACCAAAAGGCTGAAAAAACATTTGATAAAACATTTCAATATCAGCGCAACTTTGTTGAAACCTATCAGGCGAGAAAAGACTTTATTAAAAGTCCGAAATTATATTTTTCTGCCATAATGGGACTTCCTGCTTCAGAAAAGGCTTTGGCTATGAAAATGCTTAAGGAAACAGGAATTCCGCTTCCTCCAGTGATTCCTATTTCCAAGGCACAACTCACAGTGAAACTTATTAAATCAATTCAAAATGGAATTCTAACAGCTTCCAGATCTGCATCAATAGGAATTTAAATTCATCTGCTATGGAAACAAACTTCATTAATTTAATTTTCTGCATTGCTATCGGAAGTGGTATTTTTTTCCGAATCTATAAATTAACCTCTTTCGCTTTTCCTATAAATTTACTGCTTTGCACTTTGTGCCTTTGGGGTATTTTACCTGATGCCCCATCCCTTACACAAATAGCAACTATAGGTCTTTATTTAGGTTGCCCCCTTATTTTAATTAATACTGTCTTATATGTATTTTTACCTAAGAAAGAACCGTCCAATATTGAGAGTAAATACCAGGTACTGTTTAAAACCCAAAATGGTAGATTCCAGATCAATAATGTTAAGCGAGGGGTTTCAGTCATTGGAGCTGCAGGTAGTGGAAAAACAGAAAGTGTGGTATATAACCTGTTGGATCATTTCAGCCGAAATTCTTTCTGTGGACTTATACACGACTATAAAGATTTCGAAATCACCGAAATGGCTTACCCCCTCTTTAGGAATCGGAATATACCATTCTATATCCTCTCCTTTGATAAAATAATTCACAGGGTAAACCCTATTGCACCGAGGTATATAATAAATGAAGAGGATATTAATGAGGTGTCTAGAGTTTTAATTGAAAACCTTCTGGAGCAAAAAGAAACAGGAGCCACAGGAATAAATAAATTTTTTAATGATGCCGCGCAGGGATTAATTTCCGGACTTATTTGGAAACTGAAAGTTTCTTTTCCGGAATATTGTACACTCCCTCATCTCATTGCTATTTACCAAAACCTGGACACCGATGAGCTTATTGATTTTTTAAAATCTAATCAAACTTCCCGGGCTTTTGCAGATGCTTTTATTGGTGGCAAGGATTCTGAAAGACAAACTGCCGGAGTAAAAAGCACGCTTTCTACTGCCCTGATGAAGATTAGTAGTAAACGTATTTTCATGGCACTGGCAGCAGATAATATTCCTCTCAATATTAATAATCCTCAGAATCCGGCAGTGATTTCTTTGATAAACAACCCAAAGTACGATTCCTCATATTCACCGATCATCGCCACTATAATGCATACCATTGTAAAGCAAATGAGCGTGAGACATTCCAGACCATCTTTCCTCCTTATTGAAGAAGCTCCAACCATACGCTTGTTAAATATGCATCGTATCCCTGCCACCTTAAGAAGTTATGATATAGCCACCGTATATGTGATGCAGGATAAGATTCAGAACGATATGATGTATGGAGACAAAGCCAGTAAGGCGATTTTAAGCAATCTTTCCTATCAGTTCTTCGGGAAAGTAAATGATCCCGACACCGCACGCTTTTACGAACGTTTTTTTGAAATTATAAAAGATGAAACAAAAACTGTAATGCGGGGAACTAAGTCTGGATTTCGATACAAAAATTTCTACGGGAGAAAAAGAGATTTATAAGGTTAGGGCAAATGTATTTTTTAGCTTGAAACAGGGAGAATTTATTACTTATGCTGATGGAATTGATAAAAAAGTTCAATTTACTCAGCAGAATATTAAACGGGAACTACCCGATTTGACAAAGTTTTTTTCAGAGGAAGACATCAATGAAAATTATATAAAAATATACAGGGAGGTGCGCAATATCTGTAAGTCTTTTAAGGAAAAGAAAAAAGTCTGAAACCTGATGAAGCAGCTTTAAAAAATTAAAACAACTTACCTTGCTCCCCTGCTCCATCATCTACTAGATTGTAGAAATTCTGGCGTGTTGGTATCAATTCCTCGTTTATATAAATCTCTGGTTACTGGATGTGCTTTAAAAGGCTCTCGCATAAAACTCGTAGCCAGCACTTCCTCAATTC is part of the Antarcticibacterium sp. 1MA-6-2 genome and harbors:
- a CDS encoding BfmA/BtgA family mobilization protein, with translation MDHFITIRFKRETAKRFQQFSKKHYKTHSEAMAGMLDFFFYNEISPKENFGPTGRRIENIVKKRINAVIAITKDMEKNKVNPTLAILESLMEASDPKNNNSNRKRDYEQDDTHPDFYK
- the mobB gene encoding MobB family relaxase, which codes for MYITITPQKLGSNYSQSAAGFVDYLEKENQLPGMEKDHEFFFNQKEDGISPEVVIKEIDTNTAKLKKIEPKFYSITVNPSQYELKKLQNNSEALKQYTRELMKDYASSFNREINGRPINVNDIKYFAKIEHHRTFKGTDFQIKENQPHATKIQVLKNEIRKIERGEMQGNIKSREQQIFKLEREAPHQQNGQRIVQGMFKEGNQSHIHIIVSRKDASNSVSLSPGSKYKSSEVEMNGKMVKRGFDRDFFYQKAEKTFDKTFQYQRNFVETYQARKDFIKSPKLYFSAIMGLPASEKALAMKMLKETGIPLPPVIPISKAQLTVKLIKSIQNGILTASRSASIGI